The genome window TCTGGATGATATCAGTCTTGATTTGGATGAAAACACGGTATACCGGGTCATACGGGAAGATGAGGATTCAGACAAGGGCATTTTTGCAAAAGCACCAGAAAGAGAGCACATCACGATTGCAGGCCATGTCAATAATGGGAGTAAGAAAAACTTTAAGGGATCGAAATATATATCAACTACCAAGAGCTTTGAAGTTGCACTGGAAAATGCAACAAAAGATATTATGAATGCAGGTAAAGCTCAGGATCTCCGAATCGTACAGATTGATTTGGAGAAGGTGACGAATACCTATTATGATTTAACCGACCCGGAAGTTCAGGATAAGTACTTGGTTAATTCAAAAGGGGAACCATGGGAGAAGGTAAGGAGATATGTTAACAAGTCCCAGGAATTACTTGTCGAATACTCTATACCACCAGAAGCAATCAAGCTACTTGGTCGCCCTTCTGAGTTTAGTAATTGATTAGGTTTTTGTTGACTGAAAAGAGGAGCGTGAGAAGCAATGACCCAATTATCTTTAATGCAAATACTCATCGAGTCTGAAACGGAATTGCTAGTTGAGCTGCGTATGGGCAATGGTTTGGATAAGGAACAATATGGAAAATTTATAAATGCATTCACGGAGCTTGCTGGATTATGGGAAAAAGAAAACTCGTTACCTAATAAAGCAGTCCAGTCAATCATGGAAATCTATGCTGAACTGTGTCAGTTTTCTTTCAATTATTCGGATGAGGAATCCAAGCGGATACGTGACGCTGCACAACAAATCAACATATTGAGAGAACAGTGCCTTTCTGGTAGTGGGAAGCCAGATCACAATCAGGCAGAGACTATTCGAGGTCTGATACAATACATCGATGAAAATAATGGTTTTTTTGTTCAAATGGAACAGGGGAAAGGCATGGATGAGGAACAGTTTGAGAGGATATTCCAAGAGCTGGAAAAAGTTTTTAGTGAAATAACCTCCTGGCAAGCAATCCCGAAATCGGTTGTGAAAATACTAATTGCCTTCTATGAGATGGATTTATTAGTAATTAAGTATGAGGAAGAATTTGAAATGCAAGAAGAAGCAGACAAAATCTATGACGCATATGAACGAGTATTTGAACTTATTGCTGGATAGCAGAAAGATACGATTGATTAAATAGAGTCGCACAAGTTAGATGTAACTATGTTTGAAATTCAGCATAAAACAAGCAAGCTACGAAAAAGCAGCTTGCTTGTTTTTACTTATTTAATTCTGGCTCTAGTTGTGTCGATAGGCTTAATGTATTTAGCTAATAGGAAACGAGAGATCGGTCCAACAATTAGTAACTGCGCCGGAAGCGCTAAGATAAAGTTTAGACCAACTGTTTTAAGATACGTTGTGAAAATAGAACCTTCAATTTCTATCATTAACCCCGTAATAATAACTCCGTATACTGACATAATAAGAACCATTCCAACACATAAATAGTCCGAAAATGATTCCTTCTTTTTTTATTACTAGGTTTTAAGCATAAAACTGAGTATATATGAACAGAAGTTTTTATATAAGTAACAAATTTATGACATTTCATCAGTGCTTATAACACAAGAGTTCTGTCCTATTGAAATACTTGATACAGCTACTAAAAACGATCTTCCCCTTGTTTTTTTCTGACTTGAAATTGCTTTGTTATAAGTAAGGAGACTATTAAGAGGATTTCTAATACATTCATAATCGGGAATTTATCGTACCAGACAGCTAAAACACTTCCTAAAAGCATAACGACTATGCCGATAAACAGCCAAGGAAATCGGAATTTTCTTAGGAGAACAAAACCAACAATGCCTAAACCTAAAGTGATAAAAATTACCATCACTGGAATATCTGACTGTGACGCATTTTGGTAGGTTAATACACTATTTTTCCAGTTCGGTTCAAGCTCAAGTCCCCTTATCGAACTAAACAGCTCGTAAAGGATTAACCCAATAGTCATGAGAATTGCTAGGACTTTAGAGAAAGTTTTTCTTGCCCAAGGTAAACCAACCCTGAAACAGATACTCCATGCAAAAAGAATCAAGGATGGAGTGAATAGTGCATGTAACCAGAAACGGAGATAGCTTAAGCTTTCCAGCAGGCTCCCTTCCCCGATAAATCTCTTCCTAATGCAATCATCAGATTATCATATATGAGCCCTAAAATGACGAGAAGAAGAACATTGGTGAGATTTAACCAGCCATGCTTTCTTGCAAGGAAGATCCCCCATATAAATAGACAAAGATAACCAAATCCAAGAAGGAAGAAAAGAAATGTATCCATTCTACCACACCTTTTTTGTCATTTTCCCTAAATTCCATTTTGTTACTCCTGTTCCTTTGGATTTCTAATAATCTAAAGCGATGTACTTGAAAAGAAAGATAACATTATTTAGGGAAAAACTATTGATCAATGGTGTACGGCTATAAGTAAGTGTATAATTCAGAATATGATTTAATATAAGGGGATAGGATTATAGATGACATTACAACAATTAAAATATGTAATTGAAGTGGCGAGAAGTCGCTCGATTAGTAATGCGGCACAGAATTTGTTTATTAGTCAGCCAAGTCTATCAAATGCAATCAAAGAGCTGGAGAAGGAAATGGGAATTATGATTTTTTCCCGAACCAATAAGGGAATCATGATTACCCCAGAAGGATCGGAGTTTCTTGGTTATGCAAGGCAAGTGGTTGAACAGGCTGCGCTTCTTGAGAATCGTTATGCCGATACACCATCACCACAACAGCATTTTGCGGTATCGGCACAGCACTACGCATTTGCGGTGAGTGCGTTTGTACGACTGCTTAAAGAATATGATCGGGAGGAGTATGAGTTCACCCTAAGGGAAACAAGGACATATGAAATTATTGATGATGTGAGAAATCTGCGCAGTGAAATTGGTGTATTATATTTAAACGAGTTCAATAAAAAGGTTATTTCTAAGTTTTTAAGAGAAGGAAATCTAGAGTTTCATGACCTTTTCGAAGCAAAACCGCATATTTTTATAAGCTCGAAAAACCCACTTGCGAAAAGGGAGTATGTGACATTATCTGATTTAGATCCATATCCATACTTGTCCTATGAACAAGGGGACTATAATTCCTTTTATTTCTCGGAGGAGATTCTTAGTACACTATCCAGACCAAAGAATATTAAGGTAAGCGACCGGGCTACTTTATTTAACCTGCTGATTGGGCTGAATGGATATACAATCACAACAGGTGTTATTAGTCAGGAATTAAACGGAAATGATATCATTGCAGTACCTTTAAAGGTAAAGGAACGGATTAATATTGGCTATGTTACCCATAAAAATATAACAAACAGTACGCTCGCTAATATTTATATTGACTATTTAAAAGAAACAATTGAGGAAGAGCTAGGGCAACTTCAGCTATAGGTTAAAGCTATATCAAGCGAAAGTTTTTATGTCTTACCCTATGTTAAATACTCTATGCTAGACTATATAAAAATGAAACAAAAGGGAGAGATCCTAATGGGAGTACATATTAAACAGGGGAAAAGATTGGTTACGCCATTTCGATATGATAATGTAGGGAGTTTTTTGCGTCCTGAGAGACTAAAGAATGCACGCGCTTCTTTCGCAGAAGGCAGCATTTCCGAAAAGGAGCTAAAACAGGTTGAAGACGCGTCCATCATTGATTTAATTCAGAAACAAAAAGAAACAGGTCTTCAAGTTATTACAGACGGGGAATTTCGCCGTTCTTGGTGGCATTTAGATTTCATGTGGGGACTAAATGGCGTCAGCAAAAAGACGATTGATCAAGGTTATCTTTTTAATGATGAAGAAACACGTCCGGAAACAGCTAGCTTAACAGGAAAAATTAGTGGTGAGAATCATCCATTCGTTGAACACTTTTCATTTATTAAATCATATGAAGAGGACGGTGTTGTTGCAAGACAAACAATTCCGGCCCCGGCTCAATTTTTAGCGGAATTACAACGTCCTGACAATATTAAAGCAACGGAAGAGTTTTATCCAAATGAAGAGGAATTGGTTGCTGATATCGCAAAATCTTACCAAACCGTTATTAAGGATTTGTATGACGCTGGATGCAGAAGTGTACAATTAGATGATTGTACATGGGGAATGTTAGTAGACCCGAATTACTGGAAATCGCGTCATGATGATGCAACTGTTAAAGGGATCAGTGAACTCTTTCTACGTGTGAACAATTTATCGATTGAAAATCTTCCAGACGATTTAGTTATAACCACTCATGTTTGCCGTGGAAACTATCATTCTACTTGGGCTTCTTCCGGTGGATATGACCCAATAGCGAATATCTTATTTGCGAAAGAAAACGTTTCTGCTTATTATTTAGAGTATGATACAGAGCGTGCTGGAGACTTCTCACCACTGCAGCATGTAAGTGAAGACAAATTAGTTGTTTTAGGTCTATTCTCATCAAAAACAGGTGATTTAGAAGACAAAGAGGCAATTAAAGCTCGTATTGGAGAAGCTGCGAAATACGTTGATATTGACCGACTATGCATCAGTCCACAATGTGGCTTCGCATCAACGG of Oceanobacillus zhaokaii contains these proteins:
- a CDS encoding DUF7587 domain-containing protein, translating into MDENTVYRVIREDEDSDKGIFAKAPEREHITIAGHVNNGSKKNFKGSKYISTTKSFEVALENATKDIMNAGKAQDLRIVQIDLEKVTNTYYDLTDPEVQDKYLVNSKGEPWEKVRRYVNKSQELLVEYSIPPEAIKLLGRPSEFSN
- a CDS encoding LysR family transcriptional regulator, encoding MTLQQLKYVIEVARSRSISNAAQNLFISQPSLSNAIKELEKEMGIMIFSRTNKGIMITPEGSEFLGYARQVVEQAALLENRYADTPSPQQHFAVSAQHYAFAVSAFVRLLKEYDREEYEFTLRETRTYEIIDDVRNLRSEIGVLYLNEFNKKVISKFLREGNLEFHDLFEAKPHIFISSKNPLAKREYVTLSDLDPYPYLSYEQGDYNSFYFSEEILSTLSRPKNIKVSDRATLFNLLIGLNGYTITTGVISQELNGNDIIAVPLKVKERINIGYVTHKNITNSTLANIYIDYLKETIEEELGQLQL
- a CDS encoding 5-methyltetrahydropteroyltriglutamate--homocysteine S-methyltransferase, giving the protein MGVHIKQGKRLVTPFRYDNVGSFLRPERLKNARASFAEGSISEKELKQVEDASIIDLIQKQKETGLQVITDGEFRRSWWHLDFMWGLNGVSKKTIDQGYLFNDEETRPETASLTGKISGENHPFVEHFSFIKSYEEDGVVARQTIPAPAQFLAELQRPDNIKATEEFYPNEEELVADIAKSYQTVIKDLYDAGCRSVQLDDCTWGMLVDPNYWKSRHDDATVKGISELFLRVNNLSIENLPDDLVITTHVCRGNYHSTWASSGGYDPIANILFAKENVSAYYLEYDTERAGDFSPLQHVSEDKLVVLGLFSSKTGDLEDKEAIKARIGEAAKYVDIDRLCISPQCGFASTEEGNILTEEQQWKKLRLVKEVADEVWG